CGGTTGTCATATCCCTTTATCCCTTTCATGCCAATGCTGGACGACACCCAGTTCCTGAACTTTGCTCTTCAGCCTTCAAAGCATATGCATGCCGAATCCATGGGTTAGAAGCATCACAGAAAAGCCCCACGGTTTCCAAGTTGAGGCCGCACCGAGGAGTAGAGATAGCGCCACCTCAATGGCAGCACGGCGTCATGCGCCGCCGTCTTCCATGGAGTCGTCCGGCGACCTCCCCAGACTTGCCATCTTTCTCTTCTTGTGGAGACCTTCTCACCACAGCACTCGtgggcattccgtcgaacaggtTATGGGCACGCCGCTGCAGGCTATCCGGTTACGTTTTTTGAGTACCGAGCTAGTGGGCCGAGCCTTCTATGCACTACGATACTGTTTCATGTGGGCCTAGATTTTTGTGGGCCACAGAGGAAAGTTGGGCCACACAGCACGGTCCGTCCGATCGAGTCTCGTAATGTCGGAAACGTGACGGATTTGGACTACATATATAAACCTTTAACttcttatataaaaattgtttatATACAATATTTGTTTACATAATTCGAATTGGACTCGATATACAACTCTTAGCTTGTACTACTAGTATACAAACTATTTTGATTAACTAATCCACTATGATTTAACAGCGCAAAATCCTTGACCAAAAACGACAACTGTGATTATCTGCGAGTATCTGTGATTGCATATCTAATCAAGATCGATCGACGAACGATCGACGCGGCTGTCATCCATGGCCGACGACGTCGCGCCGGCGCTGCTCGTGGACGCCCTCCTCCGGAGGCAGCACGGccatccgctgccgccgcagctgccgtTCGCCATCTTCGACGCCAACGTCTTCGCCTCCGACCCCTCCACCCTCTACAGTACACATTATTCCTCTACtaaatttcttcttcttcttaaatGCACCTGCCATGATGATCGGCTGCTCGATCTGTTGCTCGCTTTgcttctcgatcgatcgattgaaaCCAATCTACATATCATCGAttatatgattgattgattgttcaGATGAGTACTGGAGCTATGCGGCGGACGACGGCAGCATCTACCTGTTCAGCCCGGGGCCCAGCACCGAAGGCCagtggaggacggcgacggcggcgaggtcgatcACCACGGCCGACGGCACCTACATCGGCCGGAGGACAACCTGGGTCATCTTCGACCGGGCCAACGGCGGCTGGGCCATGGAAGAGTTCTGCACCTAccacaacgacggcggcggcggtggcgtcgccgaAGATGTACGGCTTTACCGGATCTACCGCCGGATCCCTAGTCtacagccgctgccgccgttggtgcaacggcggcggcagcatcaGGTGGGGTTGGAAGGGCAGTTTAGTCAGATGTGCTCTCTAAGGTGATGGTCCTGTCTTAGTTGATTAGTGCTCCTGATCACCTTCACTGTGGATATGTTTAGGGCATTTGCAATGTAAAGTGGCTTGTAGTCTTCGAAGAGAAAGCACGTCACATAAGCTGAATTTATCTTTAAggatactattttttttcaatgtataGTGGTTTAAATGGGTTAAAAAGTTAAATCAAACGTGTATGATACAAGACACTGCGCGTTCAAATGCCTATGCGTTTTGTTGCGGGTTTCTAGGCAGTGACACTTTGATGAGGGTTTTGTTGCGGTTTTATAGGCAGTGACCCTATACCAAAAGTTACTTGATGAGGGGCATTGCTCGTATAATGTGATTCCCTAGCAATGGCTCCGCGCGTTaaagcaaggtcaatagtatagTCAATAGTTGGCTCCAAAAACATCCATATCAGTTAGATTTAGCTTAACAAGAGTTAATGTGTATAAAACTACCCGATAGAtttatatgcttttttttttattttatatcctCTTCTTCGATTCAATGTTCTGCCCATTTCTTCCTGTCCACTCGTTCTCACAGAAAATACCAGTCTGACCTCATGTGGACCCTATAATCCtatgagggagtatatatgccGTTGATGCCTATTTAGTTGcccgctccctccctctctccactCATTTCCCTGCCACCTCACCACTTTTGCCATCATGGACACATTATCATCGGCTAAATTTTCTTATTGTATCTACTCTTAGGCTACTTTAGCCACTAGCTACATCCTCACAAGGTTAGCCGTTTCTAACCTATTGTAGTGACTTAGATCTGACATAGAAGTACGAGGCTATTCGCTATGTCACGCATTTGTAAATGTGTTGTTTCAACTTTAAAAAGTTGTTATTTCCTTTAGAAAAAACCCTAGAAAAAAGACTATGAGGCTATTTTTGATGCTGAGTATTATGCCTCGTTCATTTTCACATTGGTCGGTGGTAATTTATGGTCTTCTTTGTCAAGAAATAATATTATATCTTATACTGAACCGATGAAATATACATGTGACGTTCATTTTCGTTTTTACATCTGTGTACCTACGATCTGCAAAGTGCAATCATATAAGATTTATTATAGTTGACGAGCTGAGGCCGGATATATCGCTGAcgtgaaacaaaataaaaaattgaaaaaaaaaaagagcaacagCTAGGAGGAAGAGAACGTGAGACACATGCATCCATGCAGgctataatagaaaaaatgaactTCTAGAAGACTTTCAACTAGTAAAATAAAGTAGGTGACCGTGAAGACTGCAGGCTTCAGAGTTTGTATATTCACATGTTTGGTTCTTATCCGTTTATAGGCAACGGCAAAAATTAAATGGTCTTGTCAAATTATTTggcaaaaattgaaaaaaaatgttcggGCTTTTGTTAATTAGGTTTGCTACCAATGTTGCGTTTTGGCTATGGGTTCAATTCAACTaacaaaaccagccatagtatcTTCAAGTGGTTTTTCTA
The Oryza glaberrima chromosome 8, OglaRS2, whole genome shotgun sequence DNA segment above includes these coding regions:
- the LOC127782015 gene encoding uncharacterized protein LOC127782015, giving the protein MADDVAPALLVDALLRRQHGHPLPPQLPFAIFDANVFASDPSTLYNEYWSYAADDGSIYLFSPGPSTEGQWRTATAARSITTADGTYIGRRTTWVIFDRANGGWAMEEFCTYHNDGGGGGVAEDVRLYRIYRRIPSLQPLPPLLISAPDHLHCGYV